From Anopheles maculipalpis chromosome X, idAnoMacuDA_375_x, whole genome shotgun sequence:
ttgcAACATTCAAACACCTCGGAATCGTGCCAACCCCAAACCAAATAGGGGAATTGTTTTTAGCTTACGTTTCCGTTACGGCCACCTTAACCTCATCCAGCACCAGCTCGATCTGCTGATCGAGTGCCAGAATGTGTCCAATATTGCAGCTTTCCGTACCGATGAAGGTAACCAGCAGTGGTAGCTTGTTCATCTGCACCACCTGGTAGCCGGTGTAGATGGATATGATGTTACGGTTTCGGCCGAGCCCTAGCTTGTTCGATTGTTCCGTCGCCATCGTGAACGTGGTGTGGAAGGAGGGTTTCATGATCATGCCGAGCGATTTGTCGTCGCCGACCTTCATCAGCGGAACACCATCCCGATCCGTAATGATGATACAGTTCAGGCCGGCCACACTGCAGtgtaagaagcaaaaacaaaacaaaacaaaaaacgttcGAATAACAGTTATCACCGTCGGTACATTTCGATTGAGGTGGCTAGTTGTGAGGACTCTACCGTACCGTTTCCGGATGTTGTGGAAGAACCGTTTTACATCGTCCGTCATCCTGGACGCGCTGTCCTTTCCTGCGCGCGGAATTCTTTTGCTGTAGTTTTAGGagatgaaaataattcaagCGCTACTGTGTATTGTTTCTTTCACACACTTTTCTAACCGTCGCCGATTGTTTTGATAAGAGAAGCCAGATGACAGATAGAGGCGAAAGGTTGTCTCATACActgagcgaaataaaaatagcaaaagtatgttttttttttacaattttttcaacatttatcAACCGATCCTTTTTTagagttttagttttattagaTAAGAGACTGTTTTTCTGAcctgttttaaatattttgttaaacTTTCTCTCTCAGGTCTACTCCTCATCACCCGTGGAACGTGTCATCATGGGTTGTTTTTTCTCACTCCCAGTCGGATGGCGGTTTAATAATCTGCCCTAGGAGCAAAATCTTAATTCACACATAGAGAACAGGCACTTCTcataaagataaataaaaaaataattaaattttaattttttttatcgaaataCGTGGTGGTACTATACTTATGTCACTCAGTGTATTGCGTTTCCCCGTTTGACAGCTGCTGCTAAAGCTCCCGCTCTTTCACTCTCGCCAGAAACAAAcagatgagagagagagagagagagaaagtacGTAAACATCGAGCTTGTTGAAAAACACATGCACTAGAACgttttctttagtttttaaAATCGCATGATGCTAATTTAGTGCAGACCGTGATATAGACGGACGGTCATATTTTCCACTGTGGGTTCACCTCCTGAGTATCCGGTAAACGAACGGCGCGGGTGACGAGCGGAACTGTTTACTTCGACAAATTTTCCCAGCTGACTTGACGTGGAAAGCAACTCGAGTGAATGCGTGTTTGTTCGCCCCCACCCCCCTCCACCCCCCACAGCCGGTGCACCTAGCGAGGTAGCCTATTGAACTCTTAATTCGACCGTTGCATGCTGCGGAGGATAAAGGACGAGCTTTTATTGTTTGTGTTATAGTGCCCGTTCGGGTAAAGGACATTCTGTGCTGATTCTGTGTGCtagaaggaagaaaaggacagcgaaaataaaggaaagttccgcgtgcgtgtgtgagtaaCGGCTGCAAGGAAAACAAGGACCGTAGCAAAACACAAGGACAACGGAGACTGTTTTCGTCTCGAAGTGTTCGTTTATTTTGTGCCCCTAACTGCgcgttttgcaaaacaattcgaTCCAACGCTTTGTGTCCCACATATTGCGTGTTCGAACAGGTGCCTAAACCTTTCGCTCCGTaccgtctgtgtgtgtatggttcgTGATAAGAGCTTATTACTATCGGCCACCGATAGAACATTTACCtgggtgtgcgtgcgtgtgtaccGTCGTTCCGCGAAGTCTCACAAAAGCCAGCAAAATTAGAAGTGAAGAAATGCATTCTTCACTCTGCCCTGACCTAAAATAGTAGTAAAAACACCGCGCAACGAACGAAATTATTATACCACAAGCGATAAGTGGTGCCGTTGTGAGTCATCGTTACCGCGCGCGCACGCTCATCACGGTCAGCGTGCATTTTGGCGAAAaccggaaaacaaaaacaacacgaacCGAAGGAATCCGTAGTAGTTGACGAGTTTTCTTTGGCGTGCAGGGCGTATGTATACCCGGTCGGGAAAACGCACCATGGCGTCCCTCTGCCCCACCGGCCGGCTATCGATTTGTATGGCCGTGGTTACCTTCACGCTGCTGGCAACGGGCGCACAATCAAAATTGGTAGGTGATTCAACGAGTATCCTCGCTCCATTCAAAAGACTCACCACAATATACAATCAACATGTcccagttaaaaaaaaactatatttgGATAGCTGAAGGAAATTTTGCGTTTTGGTTAAGGTAGATTCAAGAACAATTGCTAGATATTCAACAAGAAAACATAATGGTCACACATTTCCATATACATTATATGTTAGCGAGTTGGTCACCGAGGATGAAGATTTCCTACGCTTTTCGACTCATTCGCCTTCGGAATATTATCGCTTAGTCATCGGGGTTTGGATTGCTTTAACAACAGCACAGCCGCCCCGGCGTAGATTGGTACGCTATCGTATCTCTGATAAGCTTACCCGTCACTCTGTCCATCATCCTGTCCCACACCGTATTTAACGAACCGTAGAAGCGCGCAATATAGCTGGACAAACAAAGAACACTTGTTGTTTTAACATGGTCATATGGTGCTGCGCTGCATTTCTTGAATGTGCAATGCTTTTGTTAGTTGGTCAATCCCCTCTCGTTTGGCGTGGGttcatgcacaaaaaaaaaacacactcacagactaattttaaagattttccaTCTGAGGGCCTTTTGTCGTAGCGGTCCATCCTAGACTGACAATAAATTAAGCAATTGATGAACTTTCATAAACATAGAGTCCCAACTAAACTTACTATACTATAAGTATCAATTGAGACAAAATTACTTAATATGACTGCATGTGACAGCCACTATGAAATAGCTTTGTAGTTTACCTTTAAATACGAATAAATGCTGTTCTTCTGCTTGTAGTTGCTGAATGGTACCGACTGTACCATCCGTGAACCGCTGTACAACGTGACGTTTGACTTCAATGCTCTCAGCTCGGACCTGAATCACCACGTAACGTCCGAAGAGTATGGCGAGCGTTTCTTCTTCAACGTCTGCGATAAGGATGCGCCGGCGAAGGATAACCGAACCGAGCCACGGGCATATCTGGTGCGCGCCGGTAAAAAAATAACGCTTGGGTACGAGGCACACCTTCAGCTGGACAATGGACGGATGCAGTTTTCGTTCCTGGGCGAACCGTGCGGTAACGGTGGCCACTACACGCTGGATATAATTTTGCTTTGCAGTTACGAACGTACGCCGGCTGCTTTGCGGGTGATTCCGCACACGCCGGACCAGTGTCGGTACTACATTTTCTGGGATACACCGCTCGCCTGTCAACCGCTGCCGACCGCACTCGTGGCCAATCGATGCACGGTACGGGACGGTACCAATCGGCATCTGTACAATCTGTTACCGTTGGGTGGCGCCAATCATGAGGTGCCGCTGCCGGATGGTACTCGCTTTGTGGTGTCCGTCTGCAAGCCGGTACGCTATGGACATCTGACGATGTGTCCTCCAGGGGTTGGCGTATGTTTGGTGAATGGTACCAGTTACCAAGACTACGGTCAAGCTGTACCGGATCCGAAAATCGACGCATCGGGACGGCTGGTGATGGAGATGCGTTCGAAGTCGGGATCATGTCAAAATTCGCGTATTTTGTTCGAGTGCGGCAAAGAGGAGGGTATAGAAACGGGACCAATTTACCGTGGTCGGCAGGATACTTGTACGCATGAGTTTGTTTGGCGCACGTCGCTCGCCTGCCGGGACACGCGACCCTGCACAGTTAGCAATCCGATCACCGGGACACAGTACGATTTGAGTCTGCTCGCTAACCGTACCTACACGCTAACTTCGCGTGACAATCGTACTTATGAAGTGGGTGTGTGCCGGATACCGGCATCTAGTCACTGTCCGCTAGATGCGGGTGCATGCGAAGTGTCCGCCAAGCAGTCCGTCGGTCTCGGGGTCATATCGGATGAGCTGCAATATGAAACGACCGGCGCTCCGTACTTACTGTACCGTTCTGGAGCTGTCTGTGACGCGACTAGTGGACGTCGGTGGGAAACGCGGCTGGAGTTTATTTGCGAAACGGACCCGGTGGAAGGTGGCCGCACCGGTACGGTTGTGCCGCCGATCGTAGTTGAAAATGGCGAATGTCAGCTGGTGGTACATTTCGAGACGGTGCTTGTCTGCGAACCGTCTCTAATGGCATGCGGAGCTTACAACGAATCGACCATCGACCAGTACGTGGACCTGTCGCCACTGATGGACTCGGCGCGGAATTACGAAGCACGCACTAGCGGTACGCACCAAGACAGGCGCTATTTTCTTAACGTGTGCCGACCGTTAGTACCTCAGTACGGGTTAAGCTGTCGGGGCGGTGCGGCAGCATGTGAAGCTAGCTTTGACGGTGTAACGGCACGCAACGAAACGACACTCGGCTTTCCGGATGTATCACTGGTCGTGGCGGGTGATACCGTACTGATGAAGTATCTGCGGGGTGACCCGTGTCCGCAGGATCCGGTCACAAACCTGTCCACCACCGTGACATTCCACTGTCTGGCAACGGCCGGTCGGGGTGCACCGGTTTTGGTTGAGATCGAGCACGGTTGTCACTATCGGTTCGATTGGGCTACCGCAGTTATCTGCCCACCCGAGCGGTCCGTACCATTCGAGTCGAGCAACTGTAGCTTCCACAATCCTGCCACAGCCAGCTGGCTGGCGGTTGATAGCGTACTTATTGAGCTGTCACTATGCGACAAACAACCCGATGCCTTCGTTGATTATCACACCGGAGCGCTTATCATCCACTACACCGAGAAGGATTCGAAAAATTGCAGCAGTGTGAACGGTAAGCAGTAGAGATCACTTAACCTTTACTTCTGGATCTGGTTTCGGAATCTGTATTCGAAACTAAAATCTCCAAACGGATCTTGATCCCAACATGTCTTTTTCTCTTAACTTCTTACATTAGCAGTGTTGGattgagatgttttttttcgtttcctataaaaaaaaaaactttcaggTGTGAAAAGCTATAACGTTACCGTTGTATGTGCTCCGGAAGGTCCAATCGATCGAACAGCGGTAAGTGTTTTGACACAGTCGAATTGCtttatttaacaaatttttgttGAGATTATTAGTTGCCGACGCAACATTTGCGTGAGGTATCGTTTGCAATGCAACAATTGAAATATCATTTTTACATACATCTTATTATCCTTGACTTTGAGCGaacgcacccacacacatatatatatattccTATTGTATAATTTTGTCCGCTTATAATAATCCTAAACTGTCAAGTGTAAGCATGGTTTGTCAAGAGATTCATTTTAACAATCAGCGGCCAGGCCGTTCGTTTGTCATATTATGTACGTAGAAAAAAATGGGAGATTACTTAGTGATTGGGATCTGCCGTATGCATGCAGTATGAACAGATCTACAGATCAGTACTATTTGGCCGCAATTGGTAAATCCAGCTTCCCGTCGCTGATGGTATACGCCGCTGGTATGAGCTTGAGGGGTTCGCAAAAGTTTGCCAGCGGTTCACCATTCGCGATGCTCTTGCCCGAAGGCAGGTGCTCGATCGGTGGCGTGCTTTCAAGCGATGGTGTCGATGTTTGATTGGTGCTGGTGGGCAGCAGATTAAGCTTGTCCATCGACGCCATCCGTATGTTGCCGGACGCCTGTACGCCCTTGGGCCGGCGGGTATGGGGCATGGCGTACCGCAACTTGTCCCAGAACCATGGATCGCCCCACCGGACGTACGTGTTGGTTTTCAGATACGCTCGCAACTCTGGATCGAGCGTTTCGACATCGCTAAGGTCCTCATAGATGATCGGTATGACACGGTTGCGCTTGTCCGCTACCGACTGCAGGTACGCGGTGTTAAACTCCATCTGGCCCCAAACCGACTCGAGATAGTTGGGCGACAGGACGATGATGGTGCGCCGTGAGTCTTCCACCGCTTTCGTGATCTGTACGATGTGGAGTGTACGAAAAATAAAGAGGTCGTTTTAGAATTGGCTACCAAACCGAGGCTCTGTGTTGTGCCTTACCTGGGTGGAAATCAGCTCGCCCGGCATGAAATCTCGCACGTGCCAGCAAATCTTAAAGCCCATCGGTTCACGCTCGAGCGTTGGCATCAGTGTATCGACGATGAACGCTTCATCCTTGTGCGAGTACGAAATGAACGCGTCGTACTGTTTGCTTTGATCGATTTGCTCCTCGGCGACTAGCCACCGCAGCATGTCCTGCTTGAACAGCCACACCTTTATCTCATGCTCGTAGCGCAAGCAGAACAAACCGCCCAGCAACACAATCAGGGCGACGATTACGAATGCAATACTCCACTGCACGTACACCATTGTCCGCTGGCGGCACAGCGTTGACTGTGTGGTGGCGTTAATCGGTTGACCATCGGCACACTGAAGCATGCGAAAGTCGGAAATGCGTTTCACGTTTTCGCTGACGAACTCTAGCAATGGCTCGCTGCAATCGCACCGCCAAGGATTCGCCGACAGGTTGATGTGCTGCAGCTCGCTTCGATTTGCCAATTGCTGGACGAACCGTGCATCAAGCGAAGCAAACTGGTTCTGCCTAACGTCGAGCGTTTTGAGCCGATCGGGCAAACTGTCGTAGCGCAGTGTGGATAGGCTATTGTTTGGAACATACAGCCACTGCACAGCATTCCATCCTTCGCCCATTGACATCGGCAGCTCGCTTAGCAGATTGTTCGTAAGGTGCAGCTCGATGGAATCACAATCGACGAGGGCAGGATTTGCGATGTTTGGCAGGTCGGTCAGATTCTGACCAGTGCAGTTCATTATCGCGACACTATTCGCCGGACGTCTGTAGCAAGTGCATTCGCTCGGACAGAAGTCATTCGGTGCAGCTAGTTCGCAGATCAGCTCTGTGAGAGGTACATCGAATAGTGTGTATGTGGCCAACTCAGGTGGACTGGCACACTGGGCACCTTTCAGAGGGAAAGTACCCTCAGTCGTTGCATTAGTAGTGATAAAGTGTGCGAGTGGAAAGACCAAACAGTCGCAATGTAGTGGATTGCCATCGAGGAGAATTGATTGCGGCAACGTAACGTCTTTCAGCGTTCGAAAATTAAGCTGTGCGATATTGTTCGACTGCAGTGCGACAGTTTTGATGGTTGGCGAATGGAATGGGAAATTGGTTTCACCGATGTACGTGATCAAGTTATGCGAAAGATCGAGATGGGTTAGCTTTGGCATGAAAAATTTGAAGTCTTTGAATAGGGCAACGATCTCGTTGTGGGACAGGTCTAGTTCCTGTAAGTTTTTCAGGAAACGGAACGGTGTTCTATCCAACTCCCAGGGTTGATCGTTCTTGTACAATACAGGCGTACCGTTCTCGTAAAACGACACCTTGTTGTGACTGAGTGTAAGCTTAGTCAAGCCATCTGCCTGACTCTTAAACGCGTCCACATCGATAATGCGCAGTTGATTGTTATCCAGATACAGCTTTTCCAGCTTGTCTGTCCGCTGTAACAATTGTCTTTAAAAGAGGATGGAAAAGACAATCAAACGAAATTTTTAACAACTCTTGATTGATTGCACTGCATCGTATTCACTTACCCGTTCAGCGTCTTTAAATTGTTGTGTGAAAGATTTAGGATGCGCAACGGCTGCGTATCCTGGAACAGCGTGTTTGGCAACATATTCAGCAGTGCGTTATGTTGCAAGTTTAGCTCCGCCAGGTTAAACAACCCGTGGAGCAGCTTTTCCGGCAGCATTTGGAGCTTGTTATGGTTCAGCTCGAGCGTTTTCAATCCGATTGCACCGGTAAACAATCCTTCCGGCAGTTCCGCAATGTTACAGTTGGCGAGCGAAACGCGCTCCAGCTGCTTCAACCCTGCAAACAGTCCGTTCTCCAGCACGAGCTCCGAACTTTGCTGGCCCTGCGCTAGGAAGTAAGTCAGCCTGCTATTATTCTTCAGCAAACCCGCCGGTAAACGGGTTAAGTTATTCGCTCCCAGCGTCAGGTGCGTTAGGTTCGGTAGCTCATCGAACACATCCTCCGGTAGCTCGGTGAGCTGATTGGAGGAGAGATCGATATTATTTAGCATCGGCAGGCCTACGAACTTTTCCAGTCGCTCTAGTTTGTTTAGGAACAGGCTGAGTGTTTCGAGTGCTGGTAAGTTCGACACTAACCCTGCGGGCAGTTCGGTTAATTCGTTCTCCATCAGTTCCAGCGTGCGCAAGTTGGCTAGCGGTCGCAGTATGGAACCGGCCACCCGTTGCCCACCGTCACCTTGGCTCAATTCGAGCCACTGGAGTGTCTGCAGATGCTCGAACAGAGACGGATTGTCGAGCGGCATCACAACGGATGCTTTCATCGAAAGCACTTCCAGTGCGCTCAGGCCGGCGAATAGTTGCGGTTCGAGCGGTTCGTTGTCACTGTGCTTGGCATTATCCACCAAAAACAGTCGTTTGAGCGAGCTTAACTGCTCACGGTCGAGAAATGGTGCCAGTGTATCGACGAGCGATTTTTTCCCGGCCGGCAGCGAGCAGTTGGTGTAGTCGAGCTCTGTGAATGTTAGCTTGGGCACATTAGTGATGGATCGCAGCAGCTCAAAATCGTGCTTGCTTGTGCACTGGACGCGCAATTGCTGTCTGCTTTGCATCGAGAGGATGACGCTGAAGGTCTTGCACTGTAGACGCCATCCGGTAGAAGAGGTTCTTTTAGTAATGCAGTCCTGGCCGTTGGTGAGTGGTAGCAGCACGACCAGCACCGCCAAAAGACTAGGTACCCAAACAGGGAACATTGTAGAGACGGTGTCTAGGGGCTCGTTTAGAAGCGAAAGTTAGGGTAGAGTAATATCTGGAAAAgaaattttgacaaacaaaACTCTTGAATTGAAGTTGGATAATGCTAAACAAAGTTGGGAAATTGCCATCCGCGGAGTAAGGCAGGTATTGCTATTAGACGTGATTCATGCAGCCAGTAATGAAGCAACAATTGTTTAGAATTCTCAACCAATTGTTTTGAATCCAATCACGAACAGTTAAACCTTCGCCGGTTTGGAACCTCCTCGTACCGTGACGATACGGCGATCGTACGTGATCAAACAGCTTTCTCTAATTTGCACTTgtagctttgttttatttgcttattgGACATTgaggaagagtttttttttaattcttaaaaatcattCTGACTCAATGCAAGATGAACAGCATCGGAAAAGCTGAATCGAACTGATATTGTTATAGAATACTGACACATAGCTGAACAGTAATCATGGCTGACCATCCTTTATAAAATGGATGGTTCCTTTCGACCTTACTAAAGTATAAGACGCAAAACTACACAGTCTCCGGAACTTCCATCGAGCCTGTAAACGCACGatcgcgtgtgtttgtattggTGTTAGACGGGTCGGTTGGTTGAGCTCGAATCGGTTGAACAGATGAGACGCGATGGGGTGTGTGTTGACTCCCCATGTTGACATGGTGGAGCTGATCGTGCACGAATTTCGCGATTCCACACACTGGCACGCTTATCACTCATCGTTGTTCGGGGTTGCTGTTGAGGTTGCTGTCCGAAACCGGTTCTGGGGGTTGATGGAGCATCCACTGAAATCAACAACCCCGTGCGTTGCTGATCGGCACGACGGTATTCAAATCCGAATCCGCCTTCTGTCCGGTTGACACGGTTGGCAATGGTAGTGTTTCTGTTATGGCATTAAAACCTACCTTTCGGGTTTGACGCGTTTCGTTGCTAACCGTGAGATGCGGTTtacgttttggtttttcacTTTGGCCGCGGGTTTTTCCCCGTCACTCGTTGCGTACGCACGTAAGCGCAACGCATGGGTATTTCAACTGTTTTGGACGCACATCGGTGCTATTGACATCGTATAGCATGATGGAGGAACGCACTGACGCACCCACACAAGCGCACACTTTTCACTGTTCACTGTTGTAGCATGAAGGGCTCAGGGGTTCGGGTCTGTTGATACTCTGAGTCAACGCTACACGTCTGGCAGGGTGAGCTGTCGAGAGCATACTGGAGATGTAGATGGACTGTCGAGAGCCAACCGAGCTAGCTTACGCTCACGGTGAATCTTGTTACAACAAAACAGCAGGGTTTTACCAGCCGACAGCCAATGTGCCGCACGGTCGGAGCAATGGTGGGATACGTAGAACATAATGATCATGTTTACAAACACACTGGCCGTTTTGTGTATACGCTCATGCATGATCTTGTGTGTTGGGGCGATAAAGTGTCGCAGCTGTCGATAAATTGCCTTAAAACTTCAGTTAAATTGGCCTGTATTTTTGAAGCAGATATCAAGTCTGGGAAACCGCTATGAAAGCATGTATCCCTAAGTTAGTGTGTGATCTATTTGATCGAGACGGATATCGAGTTCCATCTGGGCCGTCTCTCCGTACGCAGGGCTCACACTATCCAGCTAATAGGTATAATGCAGTCAAGCATACCGGAACCGGCAGGTACAATCCTTTCGAGATGGTTCAGGCAAAGAAGACAAAGAATAACAAGAAGTATctctaatttttttaaaggtttttacGGGTACGGTCAGTCGAATAGGAATTTTGACACATTGGAGATTCCTCCCATTATAATGACCAGGAAAATCCAGGAGTTCCTTTACCGAATTTTTAGTCTCTAAACAATCTGGCTAGgtaatattttgtgttgttttcaaGACAGTAGCGATGATGGctttcacacggcagggcGAATCGGGCATCGAATCCCTTCCAGACATGGTAATAGAACTAAGTTATATAGAATAGCACAGAGATGTAAACCATTCTCCCGAACTGAAAAACTGCATTAAGAACGAACAACTCTCCAAAAACCTTACTTTACCATACCTGCAGCAATGATGAATGCAATGCAGTGGCAATTTAGCGAGCCCTGCCAGTGGCTGTGTAAGTGCATTCATTTCCGATGAGTCATGCGAAAACCGAGTGCACCGATGGCTTTAAACAAggattgtattgatttttattttcgtgtcGGCAGGCATAAATTATAGCTGTGCTGCCTAGTATCAGCTCGTAGTCGCGTGATGGTTTAGCCGTAACGGCACCTGCTTCTAGCACGATCAGAGAGCTCTTATCAAATCCTTTTCCGACTGGGTCGCTAGCGCCTAGCTGTACAGCTGTGCGTTATTTAAATCCAGTCAGCCCTAGCAGACATGCTCACTTCTCGCAGTGTTTTAGCAAAATTTGTTTCGTTCTAGCTACAGAATCGTTAACCAAACATGCATTCCTTCAAATGATGGGTTTAACCCGTAATAAAACATTACGGAGTGAAACGATTTCTTGGTAGATTGTTTGATCGTGATGCTAATGGGAATGAATAGACGACACTGTATTTTGCTATAGATTTACAACGAGCAAACGCGATATAAAGGTGTCGATGCGAGAGCCCGATATTCGCATCCGAGAACTGTTTCTCaatcaatgtttttgtttcaagcaCTTCCGAAACCTGGTTATGTAGTGTGGCAGGAACCTGCCTCTACCCTGCGTTCTGGAATAACCCGATACATTAGTACATAAATTAGAAAATTACGGCGAACATTGGATGATGCTGCCTAGTGATGCTTAACGTGGTTTCTGGAGGTGAAGGGTTATCTTTGTTCGGAGAAATACTGCCTCAAGAGATACATAACTTGACCAGTGGCGTACTTACCCTCTCGGAAGCTTTGAAAGGGATGGCATTTGGGGGTGGTTTTCTGTGAGTTCACCCGCCACCGAACACGGTGggtatttttgtttacaaataaaCATAGGATTCTCCGTCATCGATCCTGCTTTAATCTCAACACTGCTTGCGTCACAGCACCAAGAAGTAAGCGAAGAATTCATTTCattgtcgtttatttatgccACCAAGTGCATAATGCTTTTGCTTATAGtcttacacatacacattaaTTCTAGTTGTTATTCACATGCATTAATCTAGCAAAACGATGCCAGATGCCGGATAAGGTTAATAAAAGCGGATAGGAGAGAGTTGCACAGAACgtattaaaaatgaaacggtGCAAAGATGAACGGTCTATGGTTTACGTTGCACAGAAAGACGCACGACAGACGAGGGAGGGACGTGCCTTTGATAGGGTAACATGACGCCTCCGACCAGAGACTAAACATAAgctaataaacacacacactcacaaaatcTGTCGCCCTTCGGGAATTCCCGTGCGATCTCCTACTTgtcgtttgctatttttttttggcaattaACGTAACACACCCAAAATCAGTTGCATTTGGTAAGAAGACCCACCATAAAGGAGAGGTATATAGGTGGTGTATGGGTCAAAAATGccgtttttaaaaattaagtaaaacTACTTCCTAAACCGTGGTCGGTTTCTTTGATCGGTGTTTCCTAACGCTAACAGAACGCTTTGGATTTTGCGAAATAGAAATAGGGAAGGATAAGTTAGTCAGGGTAATATAAAATCCTAGTCAGAAAATTGATGTGAAAGGTTCACGAGGAGTGTACACATATTTCGGTGTACGTATATTAAAACTTTCACAATTGTTAAATACGCGAATAGGAAGTACTAATGccgcaattttttgtttcctcttttttttttttggaaggcaAACGGAATTGTAAAGGTGCATCCTCTTATGAGAGTGCTTCGTGCACAATGGTTCGTCTTGTGCTCAATCAATTTGCTACATTTGCTCAGTCTATTTGGTTGATGCCTATTCTCAgttactcttttttttgtcgtctcTAATTTCGTTCGGTTTTGGGTGGCAGTACGGTCTATACGTCACTCTGTTTCGCATTGCTGTTGATGACAAATGCGCCATTAATGTGACCATTGACACGGTACGGATTGATCTGCTGGTGATAGTATACCGGAGGTATACCTCCACCATTTGCCGTACCGTTACCGCTGATGATGAACGGACCAGTTGCGGCGGGTACTGTTGTAGGTTCGGTTGGGGGTGTGGTCAGAATAGGCGGTGTCGCTGGCGCCGTCTGCGGTTTGATAAGCTCCATTTTGTCGTCCCCCGTCGCACCCTGTATCTGCTTCATGAATAGGCCGCCGGCGGTACTGACACCGGACTTGACTGCGGTTCCGGCACCGCTTCCACCACGTACTTTAGGCGGGTGAGGCATCGCGAAGCGCACCTTATCCCAGAACCACGGATCGCCCCAACGCACGTACGTGTTGGTGTGCAGGTAGGCGCGGAGTTCTGGCTCAAGATCATCGATGTTGCCGATATCGCCGTAAATAACGATAATTAGACGGTTGCGTCGTTCGGCCATGGACTGTAGGTGTGCCGTGCGGAATTCTAGCTGACCCCAGAGCGACTCCAGGAAGCTGCTCGACAGTACGATAATGGTTCGTCGCGATTGCTCCACTGAGCTTGATATCTGGAAG
This genomic window contains:
- the LOC126556528 gene encoding uncharacterized protein LOC126556528 encodes the protein MRCQRNRRIDFDQIPQLAIGDTNRLTIDDCPFPRHQSILQLVSFLGTAQVKVLWLKNNANHEHSASLVRHHFAGLENLDRLAISNAKLSDIGPDLFEQLPNLTWLDMRDNIFRLPPTIFDALPKLRILELSFNSLEELDPRLLRHLPNLRLLTLWHNKLRTVSRQVFSGIPELERLDLSANQLETIPVDLFADLPRLTELAMGFNNFHTLPEGLFRANRELRKLKLASQRVEMETLPRDLLQHLPALEQVNLERVGLASLPGTLLHGSPNVTQLNLAFNQLHQLPEDLLRDQKALYILQLQHNQLTSLPNGLLRNTVELHTLRLSHNQISELSTDALKALGKLEELYLDHNQLHTIELHAFRYTTALHTLHLQANQLAFETLNTLPGSVWNANEEEPGEIPAPDEFGMFVQDGTPFQHLHQLRDLDLSSNWLTAVPRDLLLNTHELQRLNLTRNNITSLAYANLQFLAPAITVDLRHNSIIEINLADMERLVLLERRNFEEQTGRARILLNDNPLNCNCIVYAFAQYIQNKLATAVYDRLELVADALHCQGPEHLQGMLIKDVPTRELLCELDTPSTQIRHCPPACRCFIRPEDMGVIVDCSGQGLTEVPELPRPTTFGYRFIELHVENNNISLLPDMAGLVPGGWSEVRELYASNNSIGTLEADQLPKGLRLLDLTRNKLTELSPLVAEELTASTALTTMRLAHNDWTCECETVQFMTFAHSNQRRIEDFARLRCSDGRQLEQTTLSDLCVDRTHTIVLVCVIVSIIACLTALLSFVYYTYKLELKVWLFKHGICLWLVAEEELDKDKLYDAFVSYSHKDESFITEHLVPTLERDPMNFKLCWHVRDWTPGEMISSQISSSVEQSRRTIIVLSSSFLESLWGQLEFRTAHLQSMAERRNRLIIVIYGDIGNIDDLEPELRAYLHTNTYVRWGDPWFWDKVRFAMPHPPKVRGGSGAGTAVKSGVSTAGGLFMKQIQGATGDDKMELIKPQTAPATPPILTTPPTEPTTVPAATGPFIISGNGTANGGGIPPVYYHQQINPYRVNGHINGAFVINSNAKQSDCKTFSVILSMQSRQQLRVQCTSKHDFELLRSITNVPKLTFTELDYTNCSLPAGKKSLVDTLAPFLDREQLSSLKRLFLVDNAKHSDNEPLEPQLFAGLSALEVLSMKASVVMPLDNPSLFEHLQTLQWLELSQGDGGQRVAGSILRPLANLRTLELMENELTELPAGLVSNLPALETLSLFLNKLERLEKFVGLPMLNNIDLSSNQLTELPEDVFDELPNLTHLTLGANNLTRLPAGLLKNNSRLTYFLAQGQQSSELVLENGLFAGLKQLERVSLANCNIAELPEGLFTGAIGLKTLELNHNKLQMLPEKLFQDTQPLRILNLSHNNLKTLNGQLLQRTDKLEKLYLDNNQLRIIDVDAFKSQADGLTKLTLSHNKVSFYENGTPVLYKNDQPWELDRTPFRFLKNLQELDLSHNEIVALFKDFKFFMPKLTHLDLSHNLITYIGETNFPFHSPTIKTVALQSNNIAQLNFRTLKDVTLPQSILLDGNPLHCDCLVFPLAHFITTNATTEGTFPLKGAQCASPPELATYTLFDVPLTELICELAAPNDFCPSECTCYRRPANSVAIMNCTGQNLTDLPNIANPALVDCDSIELHLTNNLLSELPMSMGEGWNAVQWLYVPNNSLSTLRYDSLPDRLKTLDVRQNQFASLDARFVQQLANRSELQHINLSANPWRCDCSEPLLEFVSENVKRISDFRMLQCADGQPINATTQSTLCRQRTMVYVQWSIAFVIVALIVLLGGLFCLRYEHEIKVWLFKQDMLRWLVAEEQIDQSKQYDAFISYSHKDEAFIVDTLMPTLEREPMGFKICWHVRDFMPGELISTQITKAVEDSRRTIIVLSPNYLESVWGQMEFNTAYLQSVADKRNRVIPIIYEDLSDVETLDPELRAYLKTNTYVRWGDPWFWDKLRYAMPHTRRPKGVQASGNIRMASMDKLNLLPTSTNQTSTPSLESTPPIEHLPSGKSIANGEPLANFCEPLKLIPAAYTISDGKLDLPIAAK